A region of the Candidatus Omnitrophota bacterium genome:
CCCCCCTTTTTACCAGCTAGTATTAGTGTGTAATATAAGGTAAGAAAGTATACCACAGGATTATATTACTGTCAAGATATGGAGGTAAATTATATGAGAGATGCAAGAGTCAGCTCTTTATCTACCTTTTGTATCCTAACCGGAATGACTTTGGATATATATCTTTCGTTCTTTTTGCCAAGTGTGCCGCCTATCAAGACATTTATATAGTGATCATCGTAACCCTTTAAAAGCCCGGTTTTTTTGTCCCTTTCGGCTTCAACCAGCACCTTTACTGTCTTGCCGTTAAATTTTTTTCGAAATTCATAAGAATACTGTTCGGCCAGGGCTTTCATAATTTTCATCCTGCCGGCCACAATATTTTTGGGGAGTTCTCCCTGCAATTTTGAGGCAGCAGTCCCTTCTCTTTTACTGTAAGGAAAGATATGGATGCGCGAGGGCCTGATCTTCGCTATAAGCTTACAGGTGTTCTGGAAATTCTTGCTGCCTTCGGATGGAAAACCTATCAATATATCGGTAGTTACGGCTATGCCCGGTATTTTGCGCCGGGCATTCTGAACTATCTTTGCGTATTCGCGAAATGTGTACGGGCGGTTCATCATCTTAAGGATATTATCGTCGCCGCTTTGAAGCGGTATATGAAGATGCTTGCATATCTTCGGCGATCTTTTTATTGCGCCGAGCAGGCCATTGTTCACATATTTAGGTTCTATTGAACTTAGGCGTATTCTGAAATCGCCTTTTATGGCGGTAAGTTTCCTAAGTAGGCTTTCTATAGATTTTTTCGGAGTATATTCCTCGCCCCACGCGCCAAGGCAGATACCGGTGAGCACTATTTCTTTGAATCCCTTTTTTAAAAGGCGCTTTGCTTCGGCTATTACCGCCTCCTCACTCCGGCTCCTCGAATAACCCCTTACAAGCGGCACCTTGCAATATGAACAAAAATTATTGCAGCCGTCCTGAATCTTAAGAAACGCCTTTGATCTGTCTTTAAAATCGGAGATGCCCGGCTCCGGATATTCTGCTGCCGGCCGTAGGCGCGGCTCAGTTTTTTTTGAATCTACGATATCTGCTATTTTATCTTTGTCTTTGTTCTTTATCATGAAGGAAATCCCGTCTATAGCGCTTATTTCGGCGCGGTCAAGCTCCACGTAGCAGCCGGTAACGACAATTTTTGCTTCGGGGTTCTGCCGATGCGCCTTTCTTATGAGGCGGCGGGATTCTTTGTCGGTCTTTTCTGTGACTGTGCAGGTGTTTATTACGTAGACATCGCATGGCCGGCTAAAATCTTTTTCTTCGTAGCCGGCTTTTATAAAATTCTCGCGGATCGATTGAGTCTCGTATTGATTGACCTTGCAGCCCAATGTATAAAAAGCGCACGTCTTCATTGGGGTCAGACCCCTGGTAGTGTTGGGGTCTGACCCCAATAAGCGTATCTCAGCATCGCGAGGGCTGCGACTGCGGCGGTATCGCTTTTTAGCACAAGATTGCCCAGCGAAACGAGAATAGCCCCTTTTTGGCGCGAGCGCGCGATCTCGTCGGGGGTAAAATCGCCTTCGGGGCCTATCAGAAGAAGTATATTTTTAGGATCTTTTGCGGAGGTTATCGCCTTGTTTAACGGAATAGTCTCTTCGGACAGACATGGCATAAGAACCATATCGTACTGCGGAAATATATCCAGCATCTCATCGAATGTATTTATTTTTTTAATCTTTGGCAGATCTCTTCTGCCGCATTGCTTCGCGGCTTCAATCGCTATTCTTTGCCATCTCTCAAGCTTGTGGCCGCCGGCGGCTTTGTCGGGGAGGACAACCGCTCGTCCCGTTTCAAGGGGAATGATCTCAAGAGCCCCAAGCTCTGTGGCCTTCTCGACAATATAATCCATTTTATCTTTTTTTATCAAGACTTGCGCGAGAGTTACGCGGACGGAAGGCTCTCGGGGAGAGGTGACAGTCCTTTCTATATTTATGATCACGCCTTTATTTTTTACGGACTCTATTCTGCCGGTATATTCCTCGCCGGAACCGTCAAAGACTGTCACCTCATCGCCTTCCTTAAGGCGCATGACGCTTGAGATGTGCCGGCTCTCTTCTTTACCGGCGTATATCTTACCATTTTTTACTGCCTCCGGCGGCACGTAAAATCTACTCATTCCTTCTCCCCGAAAACTTCAGCGGTAAAAATATAAATATCGACGTCGCCGTACTTCCACGCATCCGGCAGGAGGCCTGCTTTATGCGAGCAGAGATTAGTCATGAACTCGTCTTTAGTCCAGCCGGTTTCTGTGGCTACCTGCGGCAGGAACACTCCGCTATTAAAGCCCTTTCGCACAAGAACGCCATGAACGCCCATTTGGATTTCGTTTATGTCCTTGACCTTTTCGAGCTCCGAAAGGACTGAAATCTCTATATCTATGTCTTTCATCTCACCCAACGTTACTTTCGGAAAACGCGGGTCGCCGGTAGCTGACTCTATAGCCATATCGCGCACTGTAAGGTAAAGCGGGCCTTTCCCTATTATATTCCCTATGCAACCTCTTAGCTGGCCTTTCTTGTGCAGAGTAACAAAGCCGCCCATCTCTTTATTGAGGACAGGATCGTTTTCTTTTGCCTGAAGCACATTCCCTGTTTTGAGATAAGACTCTATGGTATCCCTTGCGATCTTAAGTAACGTTTTACGCTGTAAATCGTTAAGCATTGTTCCTCCCTTGGGTCGAGCCCCAGGCCTATCGCCGGGTACGGCGGAATCTTTATAAATAACGGCGCTGACATAACCAACAACGCTCTTCATGTCGCCGGTAATGTTGCCCGAATTTGCGTATTGGAGTATCTCTATATTACCGGCGCCTATTTTTCTTGCGGCAAGAAGTACTGTAGCAACAG
Encoded here:
- the mtaB gene encoding tRNA (N(6)-L-threonylcarbamoyladenosine(37)-C(2))-methylthiotransferase MtaB, whose protein sequence is MKTCAFYTLGCKVNQYETQSIRENFIKAGYEEKDFSRPCDVYVINTCTVTEKTDKESRRLIRKAHRQNPEAKIVVTGCYVELDRAEISAIDGISFMIKNKDKDKIADIVDSKKTEPRLRPAAEYPEPGISDFKDRSKAFLKIQDGCNNFCSYCKVPLVRGYSRSRSEEAVIAEAKRLLKKGFKEIVLTGICLGAWGEEYTPKKSIESLLRKLTAIKGDFRIRLSSIEPKYVNNGLLGAIKRSPKICKHLHIPLQSGDDNILKMMNRPYTFREYAKIVQNARRKIPGIAVTTDILIGFPSEGSKNFQNTCKLIAKIRPSRIHIFPYSKREGTAASKLQGELPKNIVAGRMKIMKALAEQYSYEFRKKFNGKTVKVLVEAERDKKTGLLKGYDDHYINVLIGGTLGKKNERYISKVIPVRIQKVDKELTLASLI
- a CDS encoding 16S rRNA (uracil(1498)-N(3))-methyltransferase yields the protein MSRFYVPPEAVKNGKIYAGKEESRHISSVMRLKEGDEVTVFDGSGEEYTGRIESVKNKGVIINIERTVTSPREPSVRVTLAQVLIKKDKMDYIVEKATELGALEIIPLETGRAVVLPDKAAGGHKLERWQRIAIEAAKQCGRRDLPKIKKINTFDEMLDIFPQYDMVLMPCLSEETIPLNKAITSAKDPKNILLLIGPEGDFTPDEIARSRQKGAILVSLGNLVLKSDTAAVAALAMLRYAYWGQTPTLPGV